In Flavobacterium okayamense, a single window of DNA contains:
- a CDS encoding alginate export family protein, translating into MKNIYRIVFSLFFLNMSMISFAQEFDASIQFRPRYEYRNGYKELIPDNELPTSFISQRSRLNLNFKHEKLSANIKLQNVRVWGDVKTTTTSDKNGVMLFEAWGQYDFNSNWSARFGRQVISYDNQRILGEIDWAQQGQSHDALVVSYKKNKMKLDIGTALNADAENLYRDLYTTNYKNLQYAWFHTVVKDFQVSLLALNTGFQYEDAVTNELETDYLQTFGTFLKYKKSKFNTDLSFYTQTGKSSSNTVFAYNVDLNMKYNFTAKFSTSLGYEILSGKAQNDSSNKVKSFAPLFGTNHGFNGYMDYFYVGNHKNSVGLQDLYLKLNYTAKNWKFSLIPHVFMTAADAIEPLNVTQTMDSYLGTEIDFTTSYQLHKNVGLTAGYSHMFATKTMEVLKSGNRNNNNNWAWVMLSFNPQILSFSK; encoded by the coding sequence ATGAAGAACATATATAGAATTGTATTCAGTTTATTCTTTTTAAATATGTCTATGATTTCATTTGCCCAAGAATTTGACGCAAGTATACAATTTAGACCAAGATATGAATACAGAAATGGATATAAAGAATTAATACCAGATAATGAATTACCCACATCTTTTATCTCGCAACGTTCTAGATTAAACTTAAATTTTAAGCACGAAAAATTATCGGCAAATATAAAACTTCAAAATGTTAGAGTTTGGGGCGATGTTAAAACTACCACTACTTCCGATAAAAACGGTGTTATGCTATTTGAAGCTTGGGGACAATACGATTTCAATTCAAATTGGAGCGCACGTTTTGGTAGACAAGTTATAAGTTACGACAATCAAAGAATTTTAGGCGAAATAGATTGGGCTCAACAAGGACAAAGTCATGATGCACTTGTGGTTTCATACAAAAAAAATAAAATGAAATTAGATATAGGTACGGCGCTAAATGCCGATGCCGAAAATTTGTATCGCGATTTGTACACTACTAATTATAAAAACTTGCAATATGCTTGGTTTCATACAGTTGTAAAAGATTTTCAAGTAAGTCTTTTAGCTTTAAACACAGGTTTTCAATATGAAGATGCTGTAACCAATGAATTAGAAACTGATTATTTGCAAACTTTTGGAACATTTTTAAAATATAAAAAGAGTAAGTTTAATACCGATTTAAGTTTCTATACACAAACAGGAAAATCGTCAAGTAATACTGTATTTGCTTACAATGTTGACTTAAATATGAAATATAATTTTACAGCAAAGTTTAGCACTAGTTTAGGTTATGAAATACTTTCTGGAAAAGCTCAAAACGATTCTAGCAACAAAGTAAAATCGTTCGCACCACTTTTTGGAACAAACCACGGATTTAATGGATATATGGATTATTTTTATGTAGGAAATCATAAAAATTCTGTAGGATTGCAAGACCTTTATTTGAAATTGAATTATACAGCTAAAAATTGGAAATTTAGTTTAATTCCACATGTATTTATGACGGCGGCAGATGCTATTGAACCTTTAAATGTAACTCAAACTATGGATTCTTATTTGGGAACCGAAATAGATTTTACAACATCATATCAATTGCATAAAAACGTTGGATTAACTGCGGGATATTCACATATGTTTGCAACCAAAACTATGGAAGTTTTAAAATCAGGAAATAGAAACAATAATAATAATTGGGCTTGGGTAATGCTTTCATTTAACCCTCAAATTCTATCATTTTCTAAATAA